Proteins encoded by one window of Xiphias gladius isolate SHS-SW01 ecotype Sanya breed wild chromosome 15, ASM1685928v1, whole genome shotgun sequence:
- the eri2 gene encoding ERI1 exoribonuclease 2 — MSTKKLAKDLGLLRQRSQPSSGSKKSLVSNQIFSYLIVIDFESTCWREKNNYSQEIIEFPAVLLNTSSGEVESEFHTYVQPQEHPILSEFCTELTGITQMQVEAGIPLQICLSRFCRWLQNLQLERGVVFPNRQQKCSASSPSQKLCTFLTWSDWDLGVCLQYECKRKQLHKPDVLNSWIDLRSTYRLFYNRKPKGLNGALQDLGIQFSGREHSGLDDSRNTAQLAARMMRDMCVMKITRSLERTASMVKPTFGNTTADKKKEKPNTNKEESPLTQKKPSASKIPPKSCQIKSCSENNIIHFDTKESSSSAQRTVQTCQSLISPRTVLNGTTTPLWGRSRRSVTSEAVAILSSSVVVNGTSPHSDSSKSLVLCSTTLGCLSHLPHPNQLSKTTATVELVEEEESEDLSVETEERHGSYDDVVLAGDYVINEADRECYTEYVSHFDSGCYVWEEPDNSHLTGGQVTLRGNMSADNNSKTSHLSTTSVSTKKMSTDQLNKMEQHSPISEPDTYIAVPKIFTWGSKTNRHKIGLKTSLQQQEKSDGAPGKSKTNTPSSLRHKPFIPEQTSTPSTSFAKPKPVIAQNGKHKETPKSSFTIYTDPAKQAAVSSHPPSCSSQHTPKNALCSLSANTLSSCTDRSSISATAKGGQKITSPLCECGRRSKRQVVSNGGPNHGRGFYCCPVRRSGSGGRIQKGCEFFKWELSLMKSRAAASSAGTFSVSLCQIRSTLNCRPQQRSTLRKSY, encoded by the exons ATGTCTACAAAGAAACTGGCCAA AGACCTCGGGTTACTGAGGCAGCGGAGTCAGCCTTCTTCTGGGTCAAAGAAATCATTGGTATCAA ATCAAATATTTTCATACCTGATTGTGATTGACTTTGAGTCCACttgctggagagagaaaaacaactaCAGCCAGGAAATTA TTGAGTTTCCTGCCGTTCTGCTGAACACCTCCTCAGGGGAAGTCGAGTCTGAGTTTCACACGTATGTTCAACCCCAGGAGCACCCCATTCTGTCCGAGTTCTGCACTGAGCTGACCGGGATTACACAG ATGCAAGTTGAGGCAGGGATTCCCCTCCAGATCTGTCTTTCTCGGTTCTGCCGTTGGCTGCAAAACCTGCAGCTTGAGAGGGGTGTGGTCTTTCCCAATAGACAACAGAAGTGTTCTGCATCGTCACCTTCTCAAAAACTGTGTACTTTTCTCACATGGTCAg ACTGGGATCTTGGAGTTTGTTTGCAGTACGAGTGTAAACGCAAGCAGCTCCATAAACCTGATGTGCTCAACAGCTGGATAGACCTGAGAAGCACATACAGA ctgttttaCAACAGGAAACCCAAAGGCCTGAACGGGGCACTACAAGATCTAGGAATACAGTTTTCAGGGAGAGAACATTCag gTTTGGATGACTCTCGAAATACAGCTCAGCTGGCAGCGAGGATGATGAGGGATATGTGTGTGATGAAGATCACTAGAAGCCTCGAGAGG ACCGCATCAATGGTTAAACCCACGTTTGGAAACACAACTGcagacaagaagaaagaaaaacccaacACCAATAAAGAGGAAAGTCCGCttacccaaaaaaaaccctctgcaTCCAAGATTCCTCCTAAATCATGTCAAATAAAGTCATGTTCAGAGAACAACATAATACATTTCGACACAAAGGAAAGCTCAAGTTCAGCTCAGAGAACTGTTCAAACCTGTCAAAGCCTGATCTCCCCCAGGACAGTTCTGAATGGCACAACTACGCCGCTGTGGGGACGCAGCAGGAGGTCAGTTACATCAGAGGCTGTCGCTATCCTTTCCTCTTCCGTTGTGGTAAACGGTACTTCACCACACAGTGACAGCAGCAAAAGCCTTGTTCTGTGTTCTACTACTCTGGGCTGCCTTTCTCATCTACCTCACCCAAACCAGCTCTCAAAAACAACCGCCACAGTGGAActtgtggaggaggaggagagtgaagaTCTTTCAGTGGAAACAGAGGAGCGGCATGGTTCATATGACGATGTGGTGTTGGCGGGTGATTATGTTATTAATGAAGCTGATAGAGAGTGTTACACTGAGTACGTATCACATTTTGACAGTGGATGTTATGTGTGGGAAGAGCCTGACAATTCACATTTAACAGGGGGTCAGGTCACATTAAGGGGCAATATGAGTGCTGACAACAACTCTAAAACCAGTCATTTATCCACAACTTCTGTATCTACAAAGAAGATGAGTACGGATCAGTTAAATAAGATGGAGCAGCACTCACCGATCTCAGAGCCAGATACATATATTGCTGTGCCAAAGATTTTTACCTGGGGCTCCAAAACAAATCGGCACAAAATAGGACTTAAAACCTCTctacaacaacaagaaaagtCAGATGGAGCCCCAGgaaaatcaaagacaaacacacccTCTTCACTCAGGCACAAACCTTTCATCCCAGAACAGACCTCCACGCCTAGTACCTCATTTGCCAAGCCCAAACCAGTCATCGCGCAAAACGGGAAGCACAAAGAGACTCCAAAGTCTTCCTTTACCATCTACACTGACCCAGCCAAACAGGCTGCAGTGTCCTCCCACCCTCCCTCATGTAGCTCTCAGCACACCCCAAAGAATgccctctgctctctgtcagcCAACACACTCTCATCGTGTACCGACCGTTCCTCAATTTCTGCGACAGCGAAAGGAGGGCAGAAGATCACATCCCCACTGTGCGAATGCGGCCGTCGTTCAAAGCGACAGGTCGTGTCAAACGGCGGTCCGAACCATGGCCGGGGGTTTTACTGCTGTCCGGTTCGCCGGTCAGGCAGCGGAGGCAGGATCCAGAAGGGATGTGAGTTCTTCAAATGGGAGCTGTCGCTGATGAAGAGCAGAGCAGCGGCCTCTTCTGCTGGCACgttctctgtctcactctgtcaGATCCGCTCGACTCTGAACTGTCGTCCACAGCAGAGGTCAACACTAAGAAAAAGCTATTAG
- the thumpd1 gene encoding THUMP domain-containing protein 1 yields the protein MSAAQNESRKRSKKRYVAGHHSKRWKGSRELEVGMEGILITCNMNERKCTAEAFNLLSEYADRLYGPEKLQDNTGSSSEEEEAEEEDVDVALKKEVAQLQASGTKQERRFQALDSGANNVIFIRTQNLESDKLVHHILSDLHTTKKKKSRVILRMLPVTGTCKAFQDDMVKYLTTFLEPWFKAPNCATYQIAFKARNSSHNKRDEIIKSIAGLVGKLNPKNKVDLTNPELTIIVEVIKAVCCISVVKDYTLYRKYNVQEVVKEDAPKPDVTTAKTDTNKPEEMEKQNAGETNQEEKRGEEENDKNLPQDNEEVEKGEGEGD from the exons ATGTCAGCCGCGCAGAACGAGTCGAGGAAGCGGAGCAAGAAGCGGTACGTGGCCGGCCACCACAGCAAACGGTGGAAGGGCTCCCGAGAGCTGGAAGTGGGCATGGAGGGGATTCTCATCACATGCAACATGAACGAGAGGAAGTGCACCGCGGAGGCCTTCAATCTGCTCAGCGAATACGCCGACAGGCTCTACGGACCCGAGAAG TTGCAAGATAATACTGGGAGCagcagtgaagaagaggaggctgAGGAAGAAGACGTTGACGTTGCACTGAAGAAGGAAGTGGCACAGCTGCAAGCATCTGGAACTAAACAAGAGAGACGCTTCCAGGCTTTGGACAGCGGGGCAAACAATGTCATCTTCATCAGAACTCAAAACCTGG AATCTGACAAGCTGGTTCATCACATCCTCTCTGATCTCCACACcaccaagaagaagaagtcCCGCGTGATCCTTCGGATGCTACCA GTAACTGGGACATGCAAGGCCTTCCAGGATGATATGGTGAAGTACCTGACCACTTTCTTGGAGCCTTGGTTCAAAGCCCCAAATTGTGCTACCTATCAGATCGCCTTCAAGGCCCGCAACAGCAGCCACAACAAGAGAGATGAAATCATCAAATCAATTGCAG GTCTTGTGGGGAAGCTGAATCCTAAAAACAAAGTGGATTTGACAAACCCAGAACTGACAATCATTGTGGAGGTCATCAAGGCAGTGTGTTGCATCAGCGTGGTAAAAGACTATACGCTGTATAGAAAGTACAATGTTCAGGAAGTAGTAAAAGAGGACGCACCAAAGCCTGATGTGACCACAgcaaaaacagatacaaacaaaccggaggagatggagaaacagAATGCAGGGGAGACGAAccaagaagaaaagagaggtgaagaggaaaatgacaaaaatctgCCACAGGACAACGAGGAGGTTGAGAAGGGTGAAGGTGAGGGGGACTAA